The stretch of DNA TCATTTGAGGCAATCTTACTGGACAATTTGCTACCGACACTTGATTGGTGATAAAAAATATCGCCATGTGTTGATTGTAAATGGTAACTGGCATCGTGAGCAAGCTGCTTTAAAAATAGATTACCAGCTTTTGATCTAATCAGATTTTCGCTGGTTAGTTGACTGCGTGCGATTTTAATATCGCCATTTTGTGTGTCTAAGGTTAAGGTCAGATTACACTGGCTAATATTTGAATTCCCATTGCGCATTTGTAGGAGCAATAATTTAATACAGCTACGTTCAATATTGATATTGCCGTTACGTAATCTTAATGACATTTCGTGAGCTGTAGTTTGGGTAATTGTCAGGTCACCGTTTTGTGAATGAAGGGTAAATTCCTGCTTAATTGTTACATTATTAAGTAATGTATTACCATTATCCTGCAATAAAGTAACATTTTGCAATTGCAAGTTCTGTATTGTTATAACACCATTATTATTGTGACCACTGATCTTAGATAATGTGTCTTTATTAGGAACGGTGATTTCTACGTGACTAGCTGGCGTTTTCCAATTAATTGTGATTAGCTGCTTGCCTTGTTTGGCGGGTTGTTCATCAACTAAGAGGGTTTGGTTAATGACTTTGACATTGATGGGCCGACTATTGTAGTCCATGATCACAACTTGGTATTGCTTACCAGAATGAATAAAGAGATTAGCCTTGCGTAAATTAAGCTTGATTTGGGTAAAAATTCCGGGTGCAAGGGTTCGTTTACGGACAGGATTTTTTTCAAGATGAAAGCCGCGAACATAATTGTCACTAGCTAAATCCTGCACGCATGAAGCAGCTACTGCTGAGGCACTTTGATGATAATCAGCCTGTATCTGTTGGGCTAATTCGCTGGGGCTGCCAAGCTCCTTTTTAATTTCTTCTATTGTTTGAAAGTCACCATCAAGTAAAAAGCCACGGTAAAATTCGAGTGCATCACACTGCTTGCCCAATTGTAGAGCTGTTAAACAATGCGCTAATTCTTTAATATAATTATCAGTTATCTGGGACATGTTAGCTCTCCCACATTCAAAAAATAATTTCTTACCTAATTATATACTTTTTAATTATTAGTTGATTATTTAAGAAAGCATAGTTACCATATTGTAATAATTATTTATTTAAGGGTAATGTCACCTGTAGCGACTTTGACAATTAAGTTATTCTTAGCATGCGGTGTTTGTTGGGTGAAATTACTGGCTTCTGCGTTTGTAATTGCATGGCCGGCATAAGTTAATTGACCATTATTTGCAGCAAGTGAATAGTTAGTTTTAGTTGGCATTGGTGTTAAAGAAAAGTTACCTTTAGTAATGACAAATGAATTGTTACCAGTGACTGAGCAATTCGTTAACTGGATATTACCTTTATTAAAGGTGGCCTTGCTGGAAGCAAATACGCTATTTTGGGCAGATAATTTTCCTTGATTAGTGTCTAAATTAATATTATTAATCTGGGAATCAGCAATTTTGATGTCATTATCATTTGCTTTAAGTGAATTCTTACCGGTTAAGGTAACTTTGGTTAGCGTTAACGGGCCATCGAATTCAAAATCAGTATTGTTAAGAGTGGAATTTGTGGCAGAAACGTTACCTTCAGCGTATTTGATGAATGAAAATTGGCTAACCTTAACATTATTTAGTGTTGCATTGCCTTCTTCTTGATCGAGTGAGAGCCTTTTAATGTTTATGTTGGCGAGTTTAACATTGCTGTGGTTAAGCAAGGTATTAACTTCATTCAAAGTTTGTGTAGTTGGAATAGTAATTTCAATCTGTGCGGTATTTTTAGCCTTCTTCAGGTTGAAATTAATTTGCTTTTGTTGAGCGTCTTTTTCTACGATAGTTAATTTATGATTAACTACTTTAGTTGTAAATTTGGCAGCATTAGTTGTTGTTTTAACCTGAAATTTTTTGCCGGAATGAATATAAATTGTGGTGTTAGTATTGTTAATATTAGCGTCCTTAAGATCAATTTGGTTGAAGGGCTTAAGGGGATTAGTTTTGCTAGTTGCACTTTGGTTCGATACAACGTGGCAATGAGCTAGGCTATTGCCCGTAACTGCTTGCAAGCCATGATTGCTAAAACCAATTATGAGTAATATTAAGCCGATAATTAAACCACCAGCACCAATTTTGTAAAAGTTTTTCATTAGTTAGACCTCCTTATTTGCCGATTTAGTTTGATAATAGTGCTTTTTAAATAGTTTTTTACCTAGAAAACGGGCAAATTGAGCACATTTAGCAATTAAAAAGCGAATGATAATAATCAATATTGGAATCAGAAACAGGCTAATACTAATTAAAGTTAATCCAGCGCCAAGATAAAATAGTCCAACGGCCCAGTTACTAGTAAAGAGAAAGTTAAAGCTGATAAGTGCTGCAAAAGCACCACCAGCTAATATACCTACCACTAGACCAATGAAACCGATAAATAGTCCAATTAGTCCAGCAAGAAGGCCAATAAAAATACAGATTATCGGAATTCCAATGATTATTCCTGTTGGAACCGCACAAATACCGACAATAATATGCCAGATAGTTTTCACATTGCTAGACGATGAAGATGGAGTAGTACTGTGTTCAGTATTTGTTTCACCTGACTCGTTAACTGAATAATCACCCACAATTTTGCGAGCCAATTGCTGCGGGGTACCTAGCTCCTTTTCAATTGCCGTCCGGTCGTTAAATTCACCATCTAATAAAAATTCACGGTAAAATTCAATGACATCTTTGCGGTCTTGTTTGGGTAAAGCTGACAAATTGCCTTCAACTTCTAAAATATAATCATTTATTACCTGTTCCATGTTGTTCTCCTAAAATGTGATTAACTTTGCCACTAAATTGCTGCCATTCTGTCTGAATTTCTTGCAGTAACTTAATTCCGGGGTCAGTTAAACGGTAATAGCGCCGATTACGACCTTGGTAAGGCTCATCATAAGTTTCTAAATAACCATTTTTCTTTAATCGTCTTAAAACGGGATAGATTGTCGATTCTGAAATGTCAAAAACTGCCTGTACTTTTTGTGTTAGGGCATAACCGTAAAGGTCTTCAACTTTGAGAAAAGATAACACCGCGCCGTCTAAAAGTCGGGTAGGTATTTGTATTGTCATACTATTTCTTCCTCCAATATTATATAAGATATAGTATTACAGTGAAAATAGATTGTCAAGAAAATCTAGGCATAATTATTTATTTTTTGTATCCGCTTGCAAAAATTACTAGTAGGGATTAGTATTTAGATAAATATCTAATTAGAAAATAATCTAAATACTTAGAAAAGAGGTTACTGGATGAGTTTTGAAGCTAGTTTTAAAGCCTTATCTGATCCCGTACGGCGCCAAATTTTACAATTG from Lactobacillus sp. ESL0785 encodes:
- a CDS encoding DUF1700 domain-containing protein — protein: MEQVINDYILEVEGNLSALPKQDRKDVIEFYREFLLDGEFNDRTAIEKELGTPQQLARKIVGDYSVNESGETNTEHSTTPSSSSSNVKTIWHIIVGICAVPTGIIIGIPIICIFIGLLAGLIGLFIGFIGLVVGILAGGAFAALISFNFLFTSNWAVGLFYLGAGLTLISISLFLIPILIIIIRFLIAKCAQFARFLGKKLFKKHYYQTKSANKEV
- a CDS encoding DUF4097 family beta strand repeat-containing protein, which gives rise to MKNFYKIGAGGLIIGLILLIIGFSNHGLQAVTGNSLAHCHVVSNQSATSKTNPLKPFNQIDLKDANINNTNTTIYIHSGKKFQVKTTTNAAKFTTKVVNHKLTIVEKDAQQKQINFNLKKAKNTAQIEITIPTTQTLNEVNTLLNHSNVKLANINIKRLSLDQEEGNATLNNVKVSQFSFIKYAEGNVSATNSTLNNTDFEFDGPLTLTKVTLTGKNSLKANDNDIKIADSQINNINLDTNQGKLSAQNSVFASSKATFNKGNIQLTNCSVTGNNSFVITKGNFSLTPMPTKTNYSLAANNGQLTYAGHAITNAEASNFTQQTPHAKNNLIVKVATGDITLK
- a CDS encoding PadR family transcriptional regulator — translated: MTIQIPTRLLDGAVLSFLKVEDLYGYALTQKVQAVFDISESTIYPVLRRLKKNGYLETYDEPYQGRNRRYYRLTDPGIKLLQEIQTEWQQFSGKVNHILGEQHGTGNK
- a CDS encoding DUF4097 family beta strand repeat-containing protein, producing MSQITDNYIKELAHCLTALQLGKQCDALEFYRGFLLDGDFQTIEEIKKELGSPSELAQQIQADYHQSASAVAASCVQDLASDNYVRGFHLEKNPVRKRTLAPGIFTQIKLNLRKANLFIHSGKQYQVVIMDYNSRPINVKVINQTLLVDEQPAKQGKQLITINWKTPASHVEITVPNKDTLSKISGHNNNGVITIQNLQLQNVTLLQDNGNTLLNNVTIKQEFTLHSQNGDLTITQTTAHEMSLRLRNGNINIERSCIKLLLLQMRNGNSNISQCNLTLTLDTQNGDIKIARSQLTSENLIRSKAGNLFLKQLAHDASYHLQSTHGDIFYHQSSVGSKLSSKIASNDSLKVISTDGDINII